In a genomic window of Candidatus Competibacteraceae bacterium:
- a CDS encoding uroporphyrinogen-III C-methyltransferase, producing MTDKKSDNGIIKPTSAFTAAPSRSYVAAPPAKSGRGLASFALLIALAAAGGSGYLWYLWQQEHAAQTTRIEATVKQAVAQTAPELQAVKTQVQKLLASDENQQLKGQIIGLSGDVQPLKNAMELQKGENDILKGEMKLLRESHDTQKTDFQKQQQAVDAQLRDQQNHLAKLDEQLKNVRLTDTGLAENLDALKVVVAKGGDVNAFPLAEADYLLRLADTKLKIERNVPAALLALDTAQERLKAVGESSLASVQTMLGEAIGSLRGVRLTDFSGLAHKLVEMQQQAATLPVKIDSGVPNIKSRLKPSDNATVSGGERPWWDRATEAVWNQFKGIVVIRRVRSDAPPLIAMEEEFFLRQNLQLELESMRLALLRGDAQAYQDAHKLVGSWLATYFDAHDSQVSAFQSEVKALESVQFNTYIPDLAGLNKAFQDALAKRQPVRAVQKTAPPPAEPPRTGQESR from the coding sequence ATGACAGACAAAAAATCAGACAACGGAATCATCAAACCTACCTCGGCTTTTACCGCCGCGCCTTCCAGAAGCTATGTAGCCGCGCCACCCGCCAAAAGCGGGCGCGGACTGGCGAGTTTCGCGCTCCTCATCGCCCTCGCCGCCGCGGGCGGCAGCGGCTATCTCTGGTATCTGTGGCAACAAGAGCACGCCGCCCAGACCACCCGGATCGAGGCGACGGTCAAACAGGCGGTGGCTCAAACGGCTCCCGAACTCCAGGCCGTGAAAACCCAGGTTCAAAAATTGCTCGCCTCGGACGAAAATCAGCAGCTTAAAGGCCAGATCATCGGCTTGTCCGGCGACGTGCAACCGCTGAAAAACGCCATGGAGCTGCAAAAGGGTGAGAACGACATCCTCAAGGGCGAAATGAAGCTGCTGCGAGAAAGCCACGACACCCAAAAAACCGACTTCCAGAAGCAACAACAAGCGGTTGACGCGCAACTGCGCGACCAGCAAAACCATCTCGCCAAGCTGGACGAGCAATTGAAAAACGTCCGTTTGACGGACACCGGACTGGCTGAGAACCTGGACGCCCTCAAGGTCGTCGTGGCCAAGGGCGGCGACGTGAACGCCTTCCCGCTGGCGGAAGCGGACTATCTGCTGCGGCTGGCCGATACCAAACTGAAGATCGAACGCAACGTCCCCGCCGCCCTGCTGGCGCTGGACACCGCCCAAGAGCGCTTGAAGGCCGTCGGCGAAAGCTCGCTGGCCTCCGTACAAACCATGCTGGGCGAGGCGATCGGCAGCTTGCGCGGGGTGCGGCTCACCGATTTCTCCGGGCTGGCTCACAAACTGGTGGAAATGCAGCAACAAGCCGCCACGCTGCCGGTAAAAATCGATTCGGGCGTACCGAACATCAAAAGCCGGCTCAAGCCGTCCGACAACGCGACCGTCAGCGGCGGCGAACGGCCCTGGTGGGACCGCGCTACTGAAGCCGTCTGGAACCAGTTCAAGGGCATTGTCGTGATCCGGCGCGTGCGCAGCGACGCACCGCCCCTGATCGCCATGGAAGAAGAGTTTTTCCTGCGTCAGAACCTGCAACTGGAACTGGAAAGCATGCGCCTGGCCTTGCTGCGCGGTGACGCTCAGGCCTATCAGGACGCTCACAAGCTGGTCGGATCTTGGCTGGCCACTTACTTCGATGCGCATGATTCGCAGGTGAGCGCTTTTCAAAGCGAGGTGAAAGCGCTGGAAAGCGTGCAGTTCAATACCTACATCCCGGATCTGGCCGGTCTCAACAAAGCCTTTCAAGACGCTCTGGCCAAGCGGCAACCGGTTCGCGCGGTCCAAAAGACAGCGCCGCCGCCCGCCGAACCGCCAAGAACCGGACAGGAGTCACGGTAA
- a CDS encoding uroporphyrinogen-III synthase — translation MAGPLSGLGVLVTRPDHQAGSLCQLIESRGGTPIRYPALLIREPRDWASALAVFDGLADYDLAIFTSANAVERALPLIQQRGGLPPALEIAAVGKATARKLAQFGIDRCLQPESFSSEGLLALMRFRNVAGQRIAIVGGENGRALLADALTARGARVDRAEVYRRERPSADSERLLECWARGEIGAVVVTSTEILLNLFDMLSEPGQGYLRDTPLVAISPRTRQTAAEYGCRRLLLSENASDDAIVSTLLDLAANLSSVQFGDAI, via the coding sequence ATGGCCGGCCCGCTGAGCGGATTGGGCGTACTGGTCACCCGGCCGGACCATCAGGCCGGCTCGCTTTGTCAGTTGATCGAAAGCCGCGGCGGCACTCCCATCCGGTACCCCGCCCTACTGATCCGCGAACCGCGCGACTGGGCGTCGGCGCTAGCCGTGTTCGACGGCTTGGCGGATTACGACCTGGCTATTTTTACCAGCGCCAACGCCGTGGAACGGGCCTTGCCCCTCATCCAGCAACGCGGCGGCCTCCCGCCCGCGCTGGAAATCGCCGCCGTCGGCAAAGCGACCGCTCGAAAGCTGGCGCAGTTCGGCATCGACCGTTGCTTGCAACCGGAATCCTTCAGCAGCGAAGGGTTGCTGGCGCTTATGCGTTTTCGGAATGTGGCCGGCCAACGCATCGCCATCGTCGGGGGCGAAAACGGACGCGCCCTGCTGGCTGACGCGCTGACCGCGCGCGGCGCCCGCGTGGACCGCGCCGAAGTCTACCGGCGCGAACGCCCGAGCGCCGATAGCGAAAGGCTGCTGGAATGTTGGGCGCGCGGCGAAATTGGCGCGGTTGTGGTGACCAGTACCGAAATCCTGTTGAATTTGTTTGATATGCTAAGCGAACCGGGACAAGGCTATCTGCGTGACACACCTCTGGTCGCGATCAGTCCCCGTACCCGACAGACTGCCGCGGAATACGGTTGCCGCCGCCTTCTGCTGAGCGAAAACGCCAGCGACGACGCCATCGTCTCCACATTGCTGGACTTGGCGGCAAATCTATCTTCAGTTCAGTTCGGTGACGCAATATGA
- a CDS encoding type II toxin-antitoxin system RelE/ParE family toxin, whose product MAELRWAETALADLAAIRDYLSQHSPAAGRRFVQECFNSAETLGLFPRRGRRVREAQREEIRELIVQGHRLIYWTDSERVTLLAVVHGKRDFERITPKPWE is encoded by the coding sequence ATGGCTGAGCTGCGCTGGGCGGAAACCGCCCTGGCCGATTTGGCCGCGATTCGGGATTATCTGAGCCAGCATTCGCCCGCTGCCGGAAGGCGCTTTGTCCAAGAATGCTTCAACAGCGCCGAAACCTTGGGCCTTTTTCCCCGTCGGGGTCGGCGGGTGAGGGAGGCCCAACGCGAGGAGATCCGTGAATTGATCGTCCAGGGCCATCGTCTTATCTATTGGACCGACAGTGAGCGGGTCACCCTGTTGGCTGTCGTTCACGGAAAACGGGATTTCGAGAGGATTACTCCAAAACCGTGGGAGTAG
- the ubiD gene encoding 4-hydroxy-3-polyprenylbenzoate decarboxylase yields MQYKDLRDFIVQLERLGELKRISVAVDPKLEMTEICDRVLRAGGPALLFEHPRGHAIPVLGNLFGTPRRVALGMGAEEVEALREVGKLLAFLKEPEPPKGLRDAWEKLPVFKKVLDMAPKKIGRPPCQDQVIEGEAIDLARLPVQTCWPEDAGPLITWGLVTTRGPHKPRQNLGIYRQQVIGRNKVIMRWLSHRGGALDYRDWQLAWPGKPFPVAVALGADPATILAAVTPVPDTLSEYAFAGLLRGSRTELAQCLGNDLQVPASAEFVLEGHIAPGETALEGPFGDHTGYYNEADQFPVFTIDRITQRERPIYHSTYTGRPPDEPAILGVALNEVFVPILQKQFPEIADFYLPPEGCSYRLAVVAMRKQYPGHAKRVMLGIWSFLRQFMYTKFVIVVDEDVNARDWKDVIWAMTTRMDPARDTVTIENTPIDYLDFASPVSGLGSKIGFDATNKWPGETTRQWGRPLTMSDAVKRRVDTLWAELGL; encoded by the coding sequence ATGCAATACAAGGATTTGCGCGACTTTATCGTTCAACTGGAACGGCTTGGCGAACTCAAGCGCATCTCGGTCGCCGTGGACCCGAAGCTGGAGATGACCGAAATTTGCGACCGGGTGCTGCGCGCCGGCGGTCCGGCGCTCCTGTTCGAACACCCCAGGGGTCATGCCATCCCGGTGTTGGGCAATCTGTTTGGCACGCCGCGCCGGGTGGCCTTGGGGATGGGCGCTGAGGAGGTTGAGGCGCTGCGCGAGGTCGGCAAGCTCCTGGCTTTTCTGAAAGAACCCGAACCGCCCAAGGGACTGCGCGATGCCTGGGAGAAGCTGCCGGTTTTTAAGAAGGTGCTGGACATGGCCCCCAAAAAGATCGGCCGGCCGCCGTGTCAGGATCAGGTCATCGAGGGGGAGGCCATCGATCTGGCGCGCTTGCCGGTTCAGACCTGCTGGCCGGAGGATGCCGGACCGCTGATCACTTGGGGGCTGGTGACGACGCGCGGCCCGCACAAGCCGCGTCAGAATCTTGGCATCTACCGGCAGCAGGTGATCGGCCGCAACAAGGTGATCATGCGCTGGCTGTCGCATCGCGGTGGAGCCTTGGATTATCGCGACTGGCAACTGGCGTGGCCCGGCAAGCCGTTTCCGGTCGCGGTGGCGCTGGGCGCCGATCCGGCCACCATCCTGGCGGCGGTGACGCCGGTGCCGGACACGCTGTCCGAATATGCGTTCGCTGGCCTGTTGCGCGGCTCCCGCACCGAGCTGGCGCAATGCTTGGGCAATGATTTGCAGGTGCCGGCCTCAGCCGAATTCGTGTTGGAAGGTCACATCGCGCCCGGCGAAACCGCGCTGGAAGGGCCGTTTGGCGATCATACCGGCTACTACAACGAAGCCGACCAGTTCCCGGTATTCACCATCGACCGAATCACCCAGCGCGAGCGACCGATCTATCACAGCACTTACACCGGCCGGCCGCCGGATGAACCGGCCATTCTCGGCGTGGCGCTGAACGAGGTATTCGTGCCGATCCTGCAAAAGCAGTTTCCCGAAATCGCCGATTTTTATCTGCCGCCGGAAGGCTGTTCCTACCGGCTGGCGGTGGTGGCGATGCGCAAGCAGTATCCCGGCCACGCCAAGCGAGTCATGCTCGGCATCTGGTCGTTCCTGCGCCAGTTCATGTACACCAAGTTCGTGATCGTGGTCGATGAAGATGTCAACGCGCGCGACTGGAAGGACGTCATTTGGGCCATGACCACCCGCATGGACCCGGCGCGGGATACGGTCACCATCGAAAACACCCCGATCGACTATCTGGATTTCGCCTCGCCCGTGTCCGGTCTCGGCTCGAAGATCGGTTTCGACGCCACCAACAAATGGCCGGGCGAGACTACCCGTCAGTGGGGCCGGCCCTTGACGATGAGCGACGCGGTGAAACGGCGGGTGGATACGCTGTGGGCCGAGTTGGGTTTATGA
- a CDS encoding CDP-6-deoxy-delta-3,4-glucoseen reductase gives MTYRVVLQPSGHEFQVGETESVLDAALREKGSVLPYGCRNGTCGSCMGTIQSGEIEYPDGRPPALSEREHAGGKVLLCQARPRGDLVIEAREIKTSGDITIKILPCRVERRELLAPDVMRLYLRLPSAERLQFMAGQYVDILLADGRRRGFSLANPPHADDLLELHVRRVPDGFFSAFVFDKMKDKALLRFQGPLGSFFLREDSLRPIILIGGGTGFAPLKGMLEHAFHVGLKRSLHLYWGARAKLDLYLDELPRRWVQEQPNFRYTPVLSEPRPDDGWLGRTGWVHAAAAADYPDLHEYEVYMSGPPPMIEAAKPVFAAQGLTEDRLFYDSFDFAPH, from the coding sequence ATGACTTATCGCGTCGTGCTTCAACCGAGCGGTCACGAGTTTCAGGTCGGCGAAACCGAATCGGTCCTGGATGCCGCCTTGCGCGAGAAGGGTAGCGTGTTGCCCTACGGCTGCCGCAACGGCACCTGCGGCTCCTGCATGGGGACGATCCAATCCGGTGAGATCGAGTATCCCGACGGCAGGCCGCCGGCGCTCAGCGAGCGCGAGCACGCCGGAGGTAAAGTGTTGTTGTGTCAAGCGCGGCCGCGCGGCGATCTGGTGATCGAAGCCCGCGAGATCAAGACCAGCGGCGACATCACCATCAAGATTCTGCCCTGTCGGGTGGAGCGGCGGGAGCTGCTGGCGCCGGATGTGATGCGCCTGTACCTGCGCTTGCCGAGCGCCGAACGGCTGCAATTCATGGCGGGTCAGTATGTGGATATCCTGCTGGCCGACGGCCGCCGCCGTGGGTTTTCGCTGGCCAATCCGCCGCACGCCGACGATCTGCTAGAGTTGCATGTCCGCCGCGTGCCGGACGGTTTTTTTTCGGCTTTCGTGTTCGACAAAATGAAGGATAAAGCGCTGCTGCGCTTCCAGGGGCCGTTGGGAAGCTTTTTTCTGCGCGAGGATTCGCTGCGTCCGATCATCCTGATCGGGGGCGGCACCGGCTTCGCGCCGCTGAAAGGGATGTTGGAACACGCCTTCCATGTCGGCTTGAAACGGTCTTTGCATCTGTACTGGGGGGCGCGCGCCAAGCTTGACCTGTACCTGGATGAGCTGCCGCGCCGGTGGGTGCAAGAACAGCCCAATTTCCGTTATACGCCGGTCTTGTCGGAACCGCGCCCGGACGATGGCTGGCTGGGTCGCACCGGTTGGGTGCACGCGGCGGCGGCGGCGGATTATCCTGATTTACACGAGTACGAAGTCTATATGAGCGGCCCGCCGCCGATGATCGAAGCCGCCAAACCGGTATTTGCCGCGCAAGGCTTGACGGAAGATCGGCTGTTTTACGATTCCTTCGACTTCGCGCCGCATTGA
- a CDS encoding TRAP transporter large permease subunit, whose amino-acid sequence MAEFLIAYMAPIMFSALVVFLLLGYPVAFSLAAVGMVFGLLGIELGLLTPNLLQAFPDRVFGIMKNEILLAIPFFTFMGLVLERSGMAEDLLDTIGQLFGSIRGGLAYAVILVGALLAATTGVVAASVIAMGLISLPIMLRYGYDKALASGVIAASGTLAQIIPPSLVLIIMADVLGRSVGDMYKGAFIPGFILTTLYIVWVFLNTVFRPHVAPALPPEARTLRGWALVQRAAVAMIPPLLLIFLVLGSIFIGWATPTEGGALGAVGALGLALIKGKLNRIMVVEAMHSTAKITSFVIFILIGASVFSLVFRGVNGDLWVEHLLLDLPGGQLGFLIVVNLMVFLLAFFLDFFEISFIILPLLAPVADKLGIDLIWFGVLLGVNMQTSFMHPPFGFALFYLRSVAPPAVRTGDIYWGAVPFVVIQVIMVALIIAFPALVTVGLDRSVHSGEATPVQILAPQNDRDGAGQSQPDDTADLFQKLQKPSQ is encoded by the coding sequence ATGGCTGAGTTCCTCATCGCCTACATGGCCCCGATCATGTTTTCGGCGCTGGTGGTGTTTCTGCTGCTCGGCTATCCGGTGGCGTTTTCGCTGGCGGCGGTGGGCATGGTTTTCGGCTTGCTCGGCATCGAACTCGGCCTGCTCACGCCGAACTTGTTGCAGGCGTTTCCCGATCGGGTGTTCGGGATCATGAAAAACGAAATCCTGCTGGCGATTCCGTTCTTCACGTTCATGGGTTTGGTGTTGGAGCGCAGCGGCATGGCCGAGGATTTACTGGACACCATCGGTCAGTTGTTCGGCAGCATTCGCGGCGGGTTAGCCTACGCGGTCATCCTGGTCGGCGCGCTGCTGGCGGCGACCACCGGCGTGGTTGCCGCGTCGGTGATCGCCATGGGTTTGATCTCGCTGCCGATCATGCTGCGCTACGGTTACGATAAAGCGCTAGCCTCTGGAGTGATCGCCGCCTCTGGCACACTGGCCCAGATTATTCCGCCCTCGCTGGTGTTAATCATCATGGCCGATGTGTTAGGCCGCTCGGTAGGCGATATGTACAAGGGTGCGTTCATCCCCGGCTTTATTCTGACGACGCTGTATATCGTCTGGGTGTTTTTGAACACCGTATTCCGACCGCACGTGGCCCCGGCTTTGCCGCCCGAGGCCCGAACGTTGCGCGGTTGGGCGCTGGTCCAGCGGGCGGCGGTGGCGATGATCCCGCCGCTGCTGCTGATTTTCCTGGTGCTTGGCAGCATTTTCATCGGCTGGGCCACCCCGACCGAGGGCGGCGCGTTGGGCGCGGTCGGCGCGCTGGGGCTCGCTTTGATCAAGGGCAAACTGAATCGGATCATGGTGGTCGAGGCCATGCACAGCACCGCCAAAATCACTAGTTTCGTGATTTTTATTCTGATCGGCGCCAGTGTGTTCAGCTTGGTGTTTCGAGGCGTTAACGGCGATCTGTGGGTGGAGCATTTGCTGCTGGATTTGCCGGGGGGTCAGTTGGGCTTCCTGATCGTGGTCAATCTGATGGTGTTCCTGCTGGCGTTTTTCCTGGATTTTTTCGAGATCAGTTTCATCATCCTGCCGCTGCTGGCGCCGGTGGCGGATAAGCTGGGGATCGATCTCATTTGGTTTGGGGTGCTGCTTGGCGTCAACATGCAGACCTCGTTCATGCACCCGCCGTTCGGCTTCGCACTGTTCTATTTGCGCAGCGTCGCGCCGCCCGCGGTCCGCACCGGCGATATCTATTGGGGCGCGGTCCCGTTTGTGGTGATTCAAGTCATCATGGTGGCCCTGATCATCGCGTTTCCCGCACTGGTCACCGTGGGCCTGGATCGTTCCGTTCATTCAGGTGAGGCCACGCCGGTGCAGATTTTGGCTCCGCAGAATGATCGAGATGGCGCGGGTCAGTCTCAACCGGATGACACAGCCGACTTATTCCAAAAATTGCAGAAACCGAGTCAATAG
- a CDS encoding TRAP transporter small permease subunit produces MRFLLRLSAAIDALNRAIGRWMTWLILFCTLTSALAATLRYGFDWGSNALLEVQWFMFGLVFLFCASWTLQIGGHVRIDILYARLRPTTQLWIDILGGLLFLLPVCLLIAYDSWNFFLIAYQTREASPNPGGLAWWPMKLAIPVAFILISLQGVSEIIKSAAVLTGHREMPEFRGGH; encoded by the coding sequence ATGAGGTTCCTGCTCCGCCTGTCGGCGGCCATCGATGCGCTCAATAGGGCCATCGGCCGGTGGATGACCTGGCTGATTTTGTTCTGCACGCTGACCAGCGCGCTGGCGGCGACGTTGCGCTACGGCTTCGACTGGGGTTCCAACGCCCTGCTGGAAGTCCAATGGTTCATGTTCGGGCTGGTGTTCCTGTTTTGCGCGTCCTGGACGTTGCAAATCGGCGGTCATGTCCGTATCGATATCCTGTATGCCCGGTTGCGGCCGACGACACAGCTCTGGATCGACATTCTGGGCGGGCTGCTGTTCCTGTTACCGGTCTGCCTGTTGATCGCTTACGATTCCTGGAATTTCTTCTTGATCGCTTACCAAACCCGTGAAGCTTCGCCGAATCCCGGCGGGCTGGCCTGGTGGCCGATGAAGCTGGCGATTCCGGTGGCTTTTATCCTGATCAGCTTGCAAGGCGTATCCGAGATCATCAAGAGCGCCGCCGTGCTGACCGGTCATCGGGAGATGCCCGAGTTCCGGGGAGGCCACTGA
- a CDS encoding IS3 family transposase (programmed frameshift) encodes MQRLPRGVYTKEFREQAVRLVLEERLSIPQAGQRLSMSPKTLANWVGAARRGELAVLGGRQKPLTEGEKELRRLRRALAEVTMERDILKKGRRVLCQGVTARYALMEPLKRRFPLTVLCRMFRVSRSGFYAWRRRPPSSRSGQEGRLQAEIRAAHERTRQTYGPERLQRDLAARGVRVGVHRIKRIRRQLGLRCRQKRRFRVTTDSRHALPIAANVLGQCFRVQRPNQAWVSDITYVATDEGWLYVAGIKDLHSGRIIGYAMADHLRQSLVTQALEQALQTRRPRPGLICHSDRGSQYCAWDYQQRLRQHGLQSSMSRRGNCYDNAPIESFWGTLKTELVHQNRFETRQQAIGQITEYIELFYNRQRLQARLGYLSPAAFEQRFYHHQLKKT; translated from the exons ATGCAACGACTCCCCCGAGGGGTGTACACGAAAGAATTTCGCGAGCAAGCGGTGCGACTGGTGCTGGAGGAAAGGCTGTCGATCCCGCAAGCAGGTCAGCGCTTATCGATGTCGCCCAAGACGCTCGCCAACTGGGTGGGGGCGGCACGACGTGGGGAATTAGCGGTGCTCGGCGGCCGGCAGAAACCGTTGACCGAGGGCGAAAAGGAACTGAGACGGTTACGCCGGGCGTTGGCGGAGGTGACGATGGAGCGCGATATTTTAAAAAAAG GCCGCCGCGTACTTTGCCAAGGCGTCACTGCCCGGTACGCGCTAATGGAGCCCCTCAAACGCCGGTTTCCCCTGACGGTCTTATGCCGGATGTTTCGGGTGTCACGCAGCGGGTTTTACGCCTGGCGACGGCGTCCACCCTCAAGCCGAAGCGGCCAGGAAGGGCGATTACAAGCGGAGATTCGCGCCGCGCATGAGCGCACCCGTCAGACCTATGGCCCCGAGCGCCTGCAACGCGATCTGGCGGCGCGGGGTGTGCGCGTCGGCGTGCATCGGATCAAGCGCATCCGTCGCCAGTTGGGTTTGCGCTGTCGGCAAAAACGGCGGTTTCGCGTGACGACGGATTCACGCCATGCCTTACCCATCGCGGCCAACGTGCTGGGCCAATGCTTTCGCGTCCAACGTCCCAATCAGGCTTGGGTCAGCGACATCACCTACGTGGCCACGGACGAAGGCTGGCTGTATGTGGCGGGGATCAAAGACCTCCACAGCGGCCGGATCATAGGCTATGCGATGGCCGATCACCTGCGCCAAAGCCTGGTGACCCAAGCGCTGGAACAGGCGCTGCAAACCCGCCGCCCCCGGCCAGGATTGATTTGTCACTCCGATCGCGGCAGCCAGTATTGTGCTTGGGACTACCAACAGCGCCTGCGCCAGCACGGCCTCCAATCTTCCATGTCCCGGCGCGGCAACTGTTACGACAACGCCCCCATCGAGAGCTTCTGGGGCACCTTGAAAACCGAACTCGTCCATCAAAACCGCTTCGAGACACGTCAACAAGCGATCGGCCAGATCACCGAATACATTGAACTGTTTTACAACCGTCAGCGCCTCCAAGCCCGGTTGGGCTATTTATCGCCCGCCGCGTTTGAACAGCGCTTCTATCACCATCAACTTAAAAAAACCTGA
- a CDS encoding helix-turn-helix transcriptional regulator codes for MQFSKRLASLRKERTLTQKALAEQVGVHVTQIQRYESGAIEPTLDVLRRLAVALSVSADVLVFDQAERGPDEDFRLQFEALSRLPPEDKQAVRRVLEGMIVKNRARSMLQDIAS; via the coding sequence ATGCAGTTCTCAAAACGGCTGGCTTCGCTGCGCAAGGAACGCACGCTGACGCAAAAAGCACTCGCCGAACAAGTGGGCGTGCATGTGACCCAGATTCAACGCTACGAAAGCGGGGCCATCGAGCCGACCCTGGATGTCCTGCGGCGGTTGGCGGTGGCGTTGTCGGTGAGCGCGGATGTGCTGGTTTTCGATCAGGCCGAACGCGGCCCGGATGAGGATTTTCGCTTGCAGTTCGAGGCCCTTTCGCGGTTGCCACCGGAAGACAAGCAAGCGGTCAGACGGGTGCTCGAAGGCATGATCGTTAAGAATCGGGCGCGTTCCATGCTCCAAGATATTGCGTCTTGA
- a CDS encoding toprim domain-containing protein — protein sequence MPRIPDTELDRLKSEVSLERLIEGRGIALKQRGADLVGLCPFHEDREPSLVITPAKNLWHCFGCGLGGGVIDWVMKSEGVSFRHAVALLKEGRPGFVAAESAALPAPSAPSTPSAPVKRATVRTLDSPVRPDADDQALLDQVIDYYHATLQQSPDALSYLAERGIDSPEAIEAFKLGYADRTLGLRLPEKNRKAGAELRSRLVKVGIYRESGHEHFNGSLIMPVFDERSHVVEVYGRKRRDDLRPGTPKHLYLPGPHRGVWNEAALQASSEIILCEALIDALTFWVAGFRNVTASYGVQGFTEDHLTAFQQHGIKRVSIAYDRDTAGDRAALALAERLMGLGMDCYRLRFPHGLDANAYARQSASPPESLGALIRSAEWLGKGQRPVSLRVNEGDPGPVSGISAGTVTESPTETLPLAASVLPPAPIPTPTVTADGEDLHLTLGDRHYRVRGLAADAPVGVIKLNLLARRGDGFHADSLDLYSARQRGSFAEAASVELNVSAEVLRRDLGRLLLALEAVQDERRATLKAAASPAEANGDGRHLPPPLTETERAAALAFLQAPDLLDRITE from the coding sequence ATGCCCCGCATTCCCGACACCGAACTCGACCGTCTCAAGTCCGAGGTGTCGCTGGAGCGGCTGATCGAAGGTCGGGGGATCGCGTTGAAGCAGCGGGGAGCGGATCTCGTGGGCCTGTGCCCCTTTCACGAAGATCGGGAACCGTCGTTGGTGATCACGCCCGCCAAAAACCTCTGGCACTGCTTCGGCTGTGGGTTGGGCGGCGGGGTGATCGATTGGGTGATGAAGAGCGAGGGCGTGTCGTTCCGTCACGCGGTCGCGCTGCTCAAGGAAGGGCGGCCTGGCTTCGTCGCTGCCGAATCGGCGGCTCTCCCTGCGCCTTCCGCGCCCTCAACGCCCTCCGCGCCGGTCAAGCGGGCCACAGTCCGCACGCTGGATTCCCCGGTGCGCCCAGACGCCGACGACCAAGCCCTGCTCGATCAGGTGATCGACTACTACCACGCCACCTTGCAGCAGAGTCCCGACGCGCTGTCGTATCTGGCCGAACGGGGGATCGATTCGCCGGAGGCGATTGAGGCCTTCAAGCTCGGCTACGCGGATCGGACCCTGGGCTTGCGACTGCCGGAGAAGAACCGCAAGGCCGGGGCCGAGCTGCGAAGTCGGCTGGTGAAAGTCGGGATTTACCGCGAGAGCGGCCACGAACACTTCAACGGCTCCCTGATCATGCCGGTGTTCGACGAGAGAAGCCATGTGGTCGAAGTCTACGGCCGCAAGCGTCGGGATGATCTGCGACCCGGAACGCCCAAGCACTTGTACCTACCCGGCCCGCATCGGGGGGTGTGGAATGAAGCCGCGCTTCAGGCGAGTTCCGAGATCATCCTGTGCGAAGCCCTGATCGACGCCCTGACCTTTTGGGTGGCGGGCTTTCGCAACGTCACCGCGAGCTACGGGGTGCAGGGCTTTACCGAGGATCATCTGACGGCGTTCCAGCAGCATGGAATCAAGCGGGTCTCGATCGCCTACGATCGGGATACCGCCGGGGATCGCGCCGCTCTGGCGCTGGCGGAGCGGCTGATGGGGCTGGGGATGGACTGCTACCGCCTCCGCTTCCCGCACGGGCTGGACGCCAACGCCTATGCCCGCCAGTCTGCGTCGCCTCCAGAGAGCTTAGGCGCGCTGATCCGCTCGGCCGAGTGGTTAGGCAAGGGGCAACGGCCGGTGTCGCTCCGAGTGAACGAAGGCGACCCTGGCCCAGTGTCCGGGATCAGCGCCGGGACCGTTACCGAAAGTCCGACCGAGACCCTCCCCTTAGCCGCCTCAGTCCTACCCCCCGCACCGATCCCCACACCGACGGTCACGGCGGACGGCGAGGATCTGCACCTGACCCTGGGTGACCGGCATTACCGAGTGCGGGGCCTGGCAGCGGATGCACCAGTCGGCGTCATCAAGCTCAACCTGCTGGCCCGGCGGGGGGACGGCTTTCACGCCGATAGCCTGGACCTCTACAGCGCCCGGCAGCGGGGCAGCTTCGCCGAGGCCGCCTCGGTGGAGCTGAACGTCTCGGCCGAGGTGCTGCGCCGCGACCTGGGCCGGCTGCTGCTGGCCCTGGAAGCCGTGCAGGACGAACGGCGAGCGACCTTGAAGGCTGCCGCGTCTCCGGCGGAGGCCAACGGCGACGGCCGTCACCTGCCCCCGCCGCTGACCGAGACGGAGCGCGCGGCCGCGCTGGCCTTCCTGCAAGCGCCCGATCTCCTCGACCGGATCACCGAGTGA